In Diadema setosum chromosome 2, eeDiaSeto1, whole genome shotgun sequence, the DNA window CTTGAGCTACAAGACATGTGAGCTATGTCTACCCAGGCTAAACTCAATAGGCCATACTTGCCTGTTCATCTATTTTGACACTGCACCATAATACACAATGGAAAATTAAATTTACCATTTACTTCACCTGTCTTGCTATCGAACATTCAGTTCTTCAGCTTGTTGTTTCaacatttcttttgattttcttattCGAGGTAAGCACCTAGTTGTTCATCTACCTATGTACCAAGCCAATGTGTCGGGGCTCAAGATCCTTCGAAAAGACAGGTAATCGTCATAAAATACAGTTGCACATCGGGCCGCAAAAAATTCAATATTCATTCCCACATGTATCACAGGAGGAGAGATGTGTGTGAAGACCACTTCACTCTAGATTTTGAGATAAACTGGCCAAAATCATGGGATACCAGCCTAAAAGACTACACATTTTGGGGGTTCTCTATGTCTCTCATATTGGTTAGAAGCGTATCCCCATAAAGACTACCAACACAAAGGCAGGGAATATAAAATCAACAAGATGTGAAAACAGAAAGACAACCCTGGTAACATCTGTACTAGAAAATTGGCAAGCCTTGAAAATCAAGCAAAGGGCAAGTACAGGATACAATGGATCCAGATTCTAGACACTTTGTACTGTATGTGTTATTTGTACCCTCTCATATATCTTCCACATCCTAATTACATTTCCTTTGAGGTGAAAAAGAATTGATGTTCATGATTTGATTGGTAATCTTGACTACAAAACCATGCTgtacatgtcatgtcatgttgtaAGAGTAAAAACAGAATTGGAACCATTAGAACATTGCATAGCAGTTCAAACTTTTAGCTGAAACATAAACAGTAGTATCTGTCACCTGAACTGATACCCTGGAAACAATCCCTGCAATTTACCTAGGAAAATATCCCTCATGGTACCTTTAAACTCCTCATACCATGCAACAAGATCCTGCCGCCTCTGGATAACTTCATCCACCGACAGTCTTTGCTGCTCCTTGATGATATTTGGCAACTCGCTCCAGTCCTTGACATAGACGAATGGTGCACCGTGCTCCTTCAGCAATCTGAATGGGCTGCGCAGGCAGTCCCCTTCGGTTGGGAGGTTCTCCACGACTGGCATGGATCCCAGGGCGCAGGCCTCGTAAATCCGGTAGCACTCTGGGTTCATGCCCACAGGACTGAGTGTGAGGTCACTTTGGGTGATGACATTGATGTAGGACTGCAGGCTTGCTTCAGTCTCGTCTGGCTCCCAACTGGtaatgatacattgtataaattCACAAAAGCAAAACCCTTTTATAATTCTGAAAGTGTTCTAACGCAGATCATAGGATGATTGGGATTCTCATCACCTATAGATCACAGGCCTCATTCATCTAGGAATTTTGTCATTGTGAAATAGCTACATGCAACgctacatacacatgcacagccatcaaatttaaaaaaaaaaaatatcaatgaaatatgCAATCTGATTGGAAAGACCAATTACagaatttatatataaatttgtGTTCCCACATGAAAGACCAATATCAATCACTACAGAAATTGATAAGAAAAAGACATCAAAATCTTGAATTTATTTTATCTCCTTTACTCtggcaaatcatattttcataccAACAGTTTTCAAGACTGATGAATACATGGTGGTGTCTCCAGCAGCCTGGGTACTACACGTGTTTACTATTCACTTGTGAAGAGAACACTGACGACATATTAGTAAAGGGACAAACATGAAAGTCATTATATAACAAGGATTTTCAAGAGGTTCAAAACTGCGAGAAGAGTACTGGATGTGTCCAGCTTGCGTTACTCTCGCCAGCATTTTGGCAATAcctactgtacaatgtatgattggATCAAAACTGTGTCCGGGggtatcaaaaacaaaaacaaaaaaatgctcCAATCACTATAGAGCAGTGCTTCTCAAGTGGGCTGCTAAGCTCTTTAAAATGGGCCATGATGTCTttccaaaataaaaatgaagaagatTTGTATTTGATGTACATGCAACTGGGCCTCAAAAAACTTCTCAGGAGCCAAAGTGGgccttggtaaaaaaaaaaggtgcgtGTAtaaaatctacatcaaaatattcaccATGCAATTCTAAATGCGAAAGTTGGTATAGGACACCATCTCCCTGTGGATGCCTGCCGTATGACTTCCAAATCCAGTCTTGTAAGAGAGTGGTAGTCATATTGCCATTTGTCAGTTTGCTTGCTTACATTTCGTTGAGTCAAAAAGTGAACATTCTACACAAAAGTTCATTCAAATCTGCCGATTTAACATTTATATTTCAGCACAAGTGTTTTGACCTATCGACATCACATATTGTTTTGACTTGAAAGATCAGAAATGCAGTAACCTGAACTTTTTATAAAGAATCACAAAATGAGTATAAATATAATTTGTGGTTGGAGCACCCCCTGTCCACCTATGCATCAACTGATGGCACCCTGATCCCTTTAAAAATTGCTGGAATTGGAAATAATCATCTAGCATGGATTAGTTTACTGGGTATACCTAGGGTCTTTAATCACATACAGTGGAAATTTCTCAAAGTGCAACAGCTTACTTTTTTCGGGTTTTCATGTAGCAGTAGTTCTGGAGTTGATGACTGGCCATGATTCTCGACAGCCGTTCACGTGATGAACCGGGATAGACTGTGCCCATGAAATTACACAGATAGTGTCGTGGAGAAGCCAGGTGCAGCTGACTGCTATTGACCACAGGAAAGCCACGGTACCTTAGATATACAAGCAGAGGGAACTTGATATAACGGAGGTCAGGATCCACCCATTTTCCTCATAGCCAAGATCTCGTAATATCAACAAGCACGAAACACATTGTGCATGCATGTGGTGCAACTGTCACATTAgaatacaaataatgcacagatgAGAGTGCGTTAGGGGAGATATGGTgcattcaaaaatattttgaatggtGCTACATACCCGAGGCACAGCCAAGTGCATGTTACACAACACTGAATATCTGAGTGTGCTGCATTTCCATAAACAAAGTTCAGTGGGCTACACACTGGTAAACAGAAACGCAGCATTGCACAAGACATCAATAGTAATGACGGCAAAGTGGATGTGCCGAGCATGGTTTTTATGGTCATATAGGCATTGGAAATTTGTTGTGGTGTTGTTGGGAAGTTACAAAATTCAGCTTGTTAcagcagcctttttttttgggggggggttacagCCGATCTCATAAGAGTAGCTCAGTACAATGACTGGTGTGGAAGAAGACTTGTAAGCAGACATTTCCTCGGaacatttgatatatctttatcaCAGCTTGCTAGAACAAATTTCTCTTGTACAATGGAATTTCACACCATCAGAGAGACATTAGtggatcattttttttctatgaaattcaTATGGCAAAACTTAACAGATTTTAAAACTTCTAAATACAAATACCAATCATGTTGTTTGAAAAACATACTACCGAGTATCCATCAGTTCTTACATTCTCATCACCCCAGAAACATTCTTTCCCGATTATCTTCAGCAGTACAGGACATTCAAATCCACATTTACCAATGATTCCATGTACTGGTAAAATGTTTGCCATCACTTACGTTGCCACACCCAAGGGCCACTGCAGAATGTCTCGTCCATTCACTATTGTGGTGTCATAAACAATAAAGAGTAGGTCTAATCTTCCTCCATTGCTCTTCATGTAAGGCAAGACCCAGTCATTCTGGCACTGTTCGTTGCCTATCAGCATGAGCACAACTCGGGCTAGTCTCGGGTAGGATTCCAGATGGTCCAGCCAGGTCTTGGTGTGGTAAACTGTGTCCCGGGATCGTCCATTCAAAATGAGGACTACATTTTCTGCATCCTGGGGAACTTTTTCAGGCATTACACCATCACCATGTCTCATTCTGAAACATTAACACAAAAGATGAACACATCAAAATACACAAGCTCTTCTTCATTTACAAGAATATAAGCTAAGctctcaaaataaaaaaaataaaaaatacaaacttTGGTAGTATTGTGAAAACCTTCTGATATTCGCAATGCTTAATCTCTCtgcttaaaggggaattccattctaatatgttgctttgtatgaaaacagaaaaatcaggaGCAGATCagtaacaagagacccgcgggtctagcgctcacccgagtatcgcaagttcacctttcacgcaatcactaatctaaattattcacagctctactaaaatttgaccaggcattctcaagcagaagatgaaaatgtataataagggcccaaattttttaagattccttcatttggggggattaggggccccctggggccctctgggtggggcatggtgcccattttgataaattgagatccttaCCCCCTAacgatgctacctgccaagtttgacaaaaatccatcataaggttttcaggaagaagatgaaaatgtacaattcaagcccccatttggaccttcccaagcccccccccccccccctgcccccaagaggggcacccctggatctgctattaACAAAATTGAAACTACAGCCATTAATgtactcatagtattatcttagctctataacttctgattctagagaagatttttaaagattccttcattttggggggtttgggccccctgggggccccctgggtggggcatggtgcccattttaacaaattgagatcctaaccccctagggatgctacctgccaagtttggtgaaaatgggtcatggggttctcaagaagaaaatgaaaatgtataatttaggccccattaggacccctccccacccccctcccctgggtcccaaggggggcacccctgattctgccatgaacaaacttgaaactacagtcatcaatgtactaactcatagtattaacttagttctatcacttctggttctagagaagaagatttttacagattccttaattttgggggtttgggccccctgggggccccctgggtggggcatggtacccattttaacaaactgagttcctaaccccctagggatgctacctgccaagtttgatgaaaatcggtcatggggttttcaagaagatgaaaatgtaaaaagtttacgcacgacgcacgccggacgaagggcgatcacaatagctcacttgagcctttggctcaggtgagctaaaaatgtgggggaaaaaaaattaaacaccAAAATTATGAACTAATAAGTTTAAGAGAGTAAGACAAATTGGCAATTCTAAGGTGGGCGTTGAGCAGTtctcaatttttgtacacataaTTTCACTAATTCTCATTTTGCTCAAATATTTTCACAGACCTTATTTGAGGACATAAAAAAACATCTTGCATTTAAATGTCTCATTGTATATGATCaagaacagaagaaaaataagaatttgtGATTTTTAGAGTACAAACAGAATGGAGAGCTGCTCAACACCTATGTCACAGagttggtaagttgttttgccTTCTATACTTTATTGGTTCAggacttttttgtgtgtatctatttcccccccccccccaaaaaaaaaaaaaaaaaaaaaaaaaatcactgattttcttttctgatttttctgtttaGATGCAATGCACCATATCAGGatggacttcccctttaaaagaaaTCAGCATGGAGAAAGATGAGGATTCCAAAATTCCATTTTTCacgaaaaatacatgtattttcctaaCGTGTTCCTGACATGGAATATGTGTTAAACTtgagggtaatatcattcctcctgctttctaaaagaggcaagtcaaattgctctttcattatgctacaaaagtgaaaatacattgaattttatttttattttctttatattgccgTCCATACTGAGGTCATGAAGTATTgcagtctccttatccagcgatgatggcaccaaaacttttgaatccattgcccgattttcctcaaactttcactaatatGTTCTAGtattgctgttttcactcaGTCCATATCTACTACATATTTGgactttggtttcctttaacctGTGAAGGACGGAccgattttgctataacacacatttctcagagacacctgcccgagtatacttgggacttgttttcaacgggttaatacctTGATTTACACAAGGGTGTCGGGATTGGATGGCATTTATAGTTTCTCACTAAGACTTCTCACAAAATAgagataaaataatgataaatttcCACCAAaatcttgtgtgtgtttgcacacTATAAAAATTTACACAATTAAACTGACTGCATACCAATCTTCCTAATATTGCCCCCTTTGATTTTTTACTTCACCAGCGAGAAGTGGCAAATTTCATCAGTAAAAAGTGAAAGGAGCAAGATGTAGGTACGTCATTATGGACATTATATACGGGAAGATATATGCCACCACTCAATTCTGCTGCATTATCATCGTAGTTGACGGCAAATTGCGTATCAACAGCTTTTCTGTTTCTTACAAAAtcatacatgcacacaaaataCTACCATCACATTGACCTTCCAAGACAAAGTTTACAAACATATGGCTTGGAAACCAATGCCAAGAGCTTCCTTTTACCCATTTACAAGATGCAACTTTTGATATGttccattaagaaaaaatgtgctGCACACAAAATTTTACAGCAAATCGATTTATTTTTGTCTGGGTGCCAAAGTCACATTCTGAGCCTAACATCATTTTACCATCCACCCAATTTCTTTGAGGGTTTACTTGAATGTTGAAGGTGACaaatccaaatctggatgatgcaaatCTTGCATCCTCGAGAgctttgagatattcaaaatggctACCAATATAGCcggcaaaaatatgaaattcctAGATATATTCCCTtataaatggtgaaaaattacAAAGAAACATGTTTTTAACCTATTTCAAGCATGCTGAATCTGAATCCAGATGATGCAACTTTTGAATCCCCAAggattttgaaatattcaaaatggctgccgaAAATAAATTCCGATATATTCCcttaaaaataatgaaaatctaAAATATTTGATGGTTTCACCCATTTTCAAGGTTGCTGGATTTGAATGGGTATTGCGAATCTTGCCCTCTAACGGGGGTTTCCAGATATCCAAAATGGTCAACAAAAATTCAAATCTTGGTGTATTTACTTAtgatgaaaaactgaaaataaattgaCAAGTTCATCCTACTTCAAGGGTGTTAAATCCACATCTGGTCACAGCAAAATTGCAAAATCCAAGATAGCCATCAAGAATTGAAATCCCAAAATTTATACCCTTATAAACAATGAATAACTTGAAAATTTATGGGTTTAAAATTTACTCCATTTCAAGGGTGCTATATCAACATCTGGTTGATgtaactcttgcatccttgagggttttaaGATGGTGAAGATTTTTGATGGCCATATTTGTAGTCTTCTTTGGAAAAAGCAAGGGCACTAGCACTGAAAGTTATTAGCACCTACATTTTTTAATTACAATTTcattctgaatttgaataaaatccaAGAAATGTGGCCAGTGTTGCTCACACAAATGGGATGGTGTGGTGGCACTGGCCATGGCAGCATAACATTGCTAAATCCAAAGTATCCTCTGGGATAGCAGTACCCAGGGGATACAATAAAATAGATTAACAAATTTAAAgaatataaatatgcaaaatgagCATCCATTAACTCCAAGCAGCCTTGGCTGATCTCTCTTTCACCTACCTACACTGACCCCATCCAACCTACAGCATCAAGCTTTATCAGGCCTCTCttataatgaaatattaaaatatcTCTAAATTCAGAATAAAGTTCTTGATGTTAAATATCATGGCACCAAagtaaatcaaagaaaaattgtCTAAAGACTCGAGTAGTTTAACTTTACTACAGAAACCAGGATGGTGCTATACCTTGCTCACACATGTGGCTCATGGATTGACTCCCAAGACAAAATTAAGAATAAATTTTAAATAATTCCCGATGTGCTGAGCCAAGCTCATCCGTAGTATGAATCCAGGTTTGGGGTTAAATTAAGTGAGATGGGAAATGATTCAATCATAATGGTGTCTATCATACTTATTCCTTAAAACCTCATTCTGCCACTCAACTTTGTCAAATGAATTATCTGGAGCTCCCATTTGGATAGAGTAAACAATTTAAAGTTAGTCTACATCCACCAAAATAAATTAAAACTTCTTTCTCTTACATCTTGGGACAACTAAACAAAGCAATTTCAAAAACCAGTGAACTGCCTGTTTAATTGGCAAAAACTTCACATTGGACTGgccttttttgtcatttttaaatCTATCCCAAATGAATTTATACTGTAAAATCTAATGTGCTTAATTCATCTCCATAAAATCTTCCCCAAAATTATACCTGCTAAACtaaatagagtaaaatatcccgtttgcggcagtttaagcattgttaagggtttttcgaacttgtaaacaaatcagtcaaattattttcaaccatttcatatatcatagacaagattattaaTTTACGCGattgttttcataaaagaaatttaccattgaccaacgcagttttcatgatttaccaaggcaaaacccggcacaattttcgccgataagggcgatatgcgacgtagtatttctgcttgcggcacgatgtgcaatccctatgcaatacgcgcgtgctccgcgatctttagCTGAACACCTTCAcgtctcgcgaacattgcgtaagcgccaattcccattgcgaaagcacgtgaaaatagcgggcgcacatgcattggccgcaaacaagatcgcaattctggcggtgttgttgtctttctcgtgtttttctcatttttttcgatggtgacatccactttctgaaaaaaatggcggcccacatcggcttgcgaaagttctattttacatgaggatatgttttcaaaatccatgaacatcgagaaaacgacaaaaaatccagtttcttggaccattgtttcttaactgttctgttaagaagtaccgaaaatttcattttggatgcgatatgttgtcatttaggtgagaaaatttcactttcgtcagagatcattcccattttatcggttggtttttgttgattgctagtgtgttagtatatgtgtagtgtgcatgtaacagtgcaGTGCTGTGTTTAGCGGTATATTAAACGGTTTACCgtgtatgttgtacctgccgcgaacggctgcacggcCGCATACTGCCGCAGTTACTCTATAATTAAGCTATGCAGTTGTGTCCATACCTTGACCATTACTTTGATATGAACTGCTCAATAACCGAAATCAAATGTTTATCACATTTGCAATTTCTAACGAACACTTGCGACAACACAAATTTCCCAAATTTCTCCTTGTGTAAGATGGAGAAATAGGGAGTTTATAccttaaaacagaacaaacctcATGTAATTTATAAGTGTCTCTTGATTGACCAAGTTAAGAATTTATCCCCATTTCCTGCCCCAATCATACTGTCTAGATATACGACCAGTCCAATCCAAACCCTATGAACACTTCCCAGCTTTATAGTCTCATATCCTTTTATTAACAAGACCATCAAACCTCCAATGAAACTTCCATTCAGAACCCAACCAtctttgttattactttggTTAATCTCTACTCAATAGTTAATCCTTCCCTTTGTCCTCAATCAAGTTTAAGTAAATTCAAACCAACTGTGTTTACAATTCCCACCACCAGTCCCTTACACAGTACTGTTCAATGAACTTATAATCTCCACATCATAGACCCTCTCCTACTAATCTCTTAACTTCTATCCATGTCCCTATAAATCTTATGCTTCTAGAGTTGAGGAAGCAATCTTACTCCGGCCCCGACTCTGTTCGGTCATGTGCCAAGAAGGAGTGGAACAGTATTCTTTATATATACTACCGACAATattctcttgtcaatgtcatgCACCATTCTGGAATTCCTGATTATTATATCTAATAAACTAAACTGTATATCTTGGAACCATCACCTTGTCTCCTGCATTAACTAATGTTCGACTGTGGCTTGACATCGTATACTATAGTTGAGAGTGCACACCACGCTACCAACACCATAAAACCAGCACTCTTACAGTGGTGGCAGCGGTAAACTGGGGCCATCGCTTCCCGCTCGGAGATCGAACTTGTGAGTTCATCTTTCTACATTATATCAACATTGCTGCCCTGGTGTTTTTGGAGAATCCTGTTTCACACCTTTACCTTGTGAGCTGCCGGATTCCATTGCATTTCTCGTGGGTAATGGTCAGCTCCTAAAAACTGCACTCGGTGGACGCTTTGCTGTTTGTGACTTTACCATATACAATCGTCATATGCATACAGAACTCAAGTTTCTACATTGCGTTGTGGATGCCTGCGCTCTTCCTTTACCAGTTTCTATGACATCCTTCATACCTGCACTACCTCtgccctcttctttttcttggaaCGTCCATCGCTAGTGGCCTGCCCAGTTATATCTACTTTGTCATCGAATCCTGTGCTGGTGTGAGATGCTTCATCCTATCTGATGTCATTGTACCCTATATCATCTTCTTCTGTCTTGCTCACGGCCTGTCTTCAGCTCATTGGCGTATCTACCTGATCAGGATCTCCACTACCTCCATATCTTTTATCAGACGGCGTCCATGTTGGTTCCTCCTACACGTGTCCTCCAGATTCTCCACATCCCTGCATAATAATTCCAGTTCTAAATGGTTGCAGCTAAGTTCACTGattgagttatttttttttaatttgggaCTCTGAACACTATCATTCCCACCCCCTCGTTTGCATTCGAATTGCATTGGAATTTTCTTGAACCATATCATGTTGATCCCTGAATCAATTCATCTACACAACACACTGTGTTGTAGATACACTTAataattgtaacatttttttttcttgaattccTTGAGGTAACGTGCCCTGATTGACATTTTTGTGTTACCATTGTGTAAATAacatttagatatttttttGCCATCTTATTTGTAGTTGGTGTTCTTATCTTTAGTTGGCTGTTTTTCCCCTCATTGTCCTTCTTTTCCCggtacttttttttcaacacaatgtATTCTTCCCGGGATCATAATTACTCTCGAGAACGATCTCACAGTTTTCGACCCCATTCACCTTCCTATCATTCCTATCGCTCCCCCTATCATTCCCGTTCTCCCTCCCCGGAGCGCCATTCATCCTACTCCCATTCTCGTTCACACTATCGCCCTCGTTCTCCTTCTCGTGGCTATAGTTCTTCCTATTCCCGACATCATCGCTATCACTCGCGTTCTCCTTCCCCTGATCATTACTCTGACTACTCTAACCAGTCCATCTCTTCAACCAGTCGGTGTGGTTACGATCATCGTTATGATGATTCAAGTCATTATCGCTATGGCCCCCATACATTCTCTCCAACCTCCACCAGACTTCATTCTTCACCTCCACCTCCACATGATACCCACGGTGTGAGAAAGCTTTCTTCTCCACCCCCGCCTCCTTCTCCTGGTGGTCATTACAAAGGTGGCCATGACGATTTACCTGTATCTTCATCTTTCCCTTCAACAATAGACAGAGGTCATAATCCATCCCCTCCCTCATCTCCATCACCAGATATACCGATTGAAGTAGCTTCACTTCCGTCATCGGCATCAGCATGTGCCGATTCATCGTCAATTTCatctcctccctctcctcccgCACCTCCTACTAACCTGTCCTCCTTTTTTAGTGTTCTGTTAGAACATGGTGTACGCCTTCATCAGGCTCAGCACCAGAATCTAATCATCCGGCAGGTCGCTGCCTGGATCCGTTCTGGATATGTACCCCCAAAATCGGCCATCCCTCATTACGAGGAATGCTTGTTCAAGTTCCGGCATCAGTTTGAACGTTTCATAATTCGTGATGGATTGTTGTATCGGCGGAAGAGACATCCGTCTGGAATAATGATAGAACAGGTTGTCATTCCCTATTCTGTGATCCCTACTGTCCTGTCTGTCATGCATACTTCCATGTCAGCTCTTCACTTCGGTACAGCCAAAACAATTGAGCTTATCGAAGGGCTCTGCTACTGGCATGGGATGCGCAAAGACATTGCGCACCTCTGCTCTCACTGTGAGGCCTGTAATTCATATCGCACCTCAGTTTTCCCGCCTCCCTCACTACCACAAACATGTGCAGTGATTTCCCACCCCTCATCCCCATCTCCCCCAACTCCAATCCGATCTCTGAAGTGCACTCTTCCCATCTCTAGCCCACTTTCCCCTCTTTCTATTGACTGCGACATTCTTCCCCTAGCCTCTGACTCCGATGCCCCTACATCATCTTCCACTGGGACTGATTCGGACAGTTCCACCCCTTTCTCCACCTCTTCTCCTCTTAATTTGCCCGACTACCAACCCCCTCTTCAAGCTCACTGTACTGTTTCCTCGCAAACCCACACATTTCAGCCCTTTCCCCCATCTCTGCCCCATTCTCACTATCCTCAGCCGTCGCCCAACCACTTCACGAATTGGGACTCTGTGGTCCCCTCTCACATGTCCATTGCCTCATCACACTTCTTTTATGATGCACATGCTGTGGTCCATGCCGATAGTGTTCGGACACACGGCGGTCAGCTTCCTAATCCCCAAACTGATTATGATCCATCATAATTTCTGATCTCATTTTTGCGACAGAATGTAATGAAggctatttttcttttacttccaaatttcaaatttcaggaTTCTCATTAATTATTTACGCATCATTGAGCATTTATGGCAAGTTCCCTTATCCCTTCCACTTCCTGGGCACTTGGAATTCCTATTTCTTAGTAATAAAACTTTAATGTCATCTTTATTTTATACCTTCTTTTTGTACTTTCAATAATATTTTGCTCACTCCTCTCCGTTCTCACATagctattcattcatttttctgcaTTGTCCatactttccctttttttttccttctcactCTCTGTCACGTTCAATTGCCCCTTTCTTGACCGTTTTATATCCCGATTTCTGCTTCTTGCTCAACAATAATGTCAGTTTAACTTCTGATGTAAATTTGTAGCATTATTAGGTATTTAGGTTTTTCATTGTTAGCATGTGTATTGTGTTTAATTTCTGAAAGaatttttttaacatgattaataagcatttttattttctagCATAATTTCTTAGTTAAGTATGGTtgtaacttttgatttttttttgtgagaaatgTTGTTTTTCTGATCAATTGCttttttatggaaaaaaaaaataaaaaaattgtaccATTAGTAAACTTGTTGCAGTCTAGATATATATGCACATTTTCACCACATATAAATTTCCTGTTGTTTGCCCAACTTTTTCTTATACACAATATTATTATCAACACAATTTGAATTACTTTTGATGCCAGATATCTTTTTACATGTtgttcatcaacatcattatttaCAAGTTTCTTTCATGGTGCATTTCAAAGACACCAACTCTGTATAATTTAGGTCATTCAATCTAATTGCTTCATTCTCCTTTCTCCTCTGTCTGTTCCTCTTCTTAAGTGTTTTTTATGATTATACTGTTCATTTTTCAACATATTTGCTGTGCACAAGACTAGATGTATGCAATCAGTGTATTCCTCTAGTTTGTAGTTTTGTCATTTATGTTAAGTGTTTTTTTAACATATGGTAATATAATTTTTGTCAATTCTTGGATCTCTGATTGTTCTTTGAGTTTCACATACAGTTTGTAGATTACTATGATGAGCTCTTATTTTCCTATCCCTTTTATTtccattctaaattgaatgtaTATTGTTACCTCGGTATGTATTGGTCACTATGCTATGTG includes these proteins:
- the LOC140246200 gene encoding ribitol-5-phosphate xylosyltransferase 1-like isoform X1, translating into MNRRIRQILTGVVLLYVLASVYTLYLFFTAPEVKKVYNWVDEQMRSSGKHHATKDHELEQLNKQPRPTPANRVEVFEVWSKVGLGTYTWEHILGGQLEPRLGGIWSYGELKSSGILFRMRHGDGVMPEKVPQDAENVVLILNGRSRDTVYHTKTWLDHLESYPRLARVVLMLIGNEQCQNDWVLPYMKSNGGRLDLLFIVYDTTIVNGRDILQWPLGVATYRGFPVVNSSQLHLASPRHYLCNFMGTVYPGSSRERLSRIMASHQLQNYCYMKTRKNWEPDETEASLQSYINVITQSDLTLSPVGMNPECYRIYEACALGSMPVVENLPTEGDCLRSPFRLLKEHGAPFVYVKDWSELPNIIKEQQRLSVDEVIQRRQDLVAWYEEFKGTMRDIFLGKLQGLFPGYQFR
- the LOC140246200 gene encoding ribitol-5-phosphate xylosyltransferase 1-like isoform X2, which gives rise to MNRRIRQILTGVVLLYVLASVYTLYLFFTAPEVKKVYNWVDEQMRSSGKHHATKDHELEQLNKQPRPTPANRVEVFEVWSKVGLGTYTWEHILGGQLEPRLGGIWSYGELKSSGILFRMRHGDGVMPEKVPQDAENVVLILNGRSRDTVYHTKTWLDHLESYPRLARVVLMLIGNEQCQNDWVLPYMKSNGGRLDLLFIVYDTTIVNGRDILQWPLGVATYRGFPVVNSSQLHLASPRHYLCNFMGTVYPGSSRERLSRIMASHQLQNYCYMKTRKNWEPDETEASLQSYINVITQSDLTLSPVGMNPECYRIYEACALGSMPVVENLPTEGDCLRSPFRLLKEHGAPFVYVKDWSELPNIIKEQQRLSVDEVIQRRQDLVAWYEEFKVRSAS
- the LOC140246200 gene encoding ribitol-5-phosphate xylosyltransferase 1-like isoform X3; this encodes MNRRIRQILTGVVLLYVLASVYTLYLFFTAPEVKKVYNWVDEQMRSSGKHHATKDHELEQLNKQPRPTPANRVEVFEVWSKVGLGTYTWEHILGGQLEPRLGGIWSYGELKSSGILFRMRHGDGVMPEKVPQDAENVVLILNGRSRDTVYHTKTWLDHLESYPRLARVVLMLIGNEQCQNDWVLPYMKSNGGRLDLLFIVYDTTIVNGRDILQWPLGVATYRGFPVVNSSQLHLASPRHYLCNFMGTVYPGSSRERLSRIMASHQLQNYCYMKTRKNWEPDETEASLQSYINVITQSDLTLSPVGMNPECYRIYEACALGSMPVVENLPTEGDCLRSPFRLLKEHGAPFVYVKDWSELPNIIKEQQRLSVDEVIQRRQDLVACEVR